A window of Paenibacillus polygoni contains these coding sequences:
- a CDS encoding dipeptidase has product MDYKAYFEDNREQHLNELQEWLSIPSISALSEHKGDVHKAAEWLAAKLTEAGLEHVEIHETKGHPLITADYLHAEGKPTVLVYGHYDVQPVDPLHLWETPPFEPSIRDGKLYARGATDDKGQLFLHVKAVEAILKQEKELPVNIKFCIEGEEEVSSPNLPLFLEENKEKLAADVVLVSDTSLLAPGKPAISTGLRGLCSLELSLNTANTDLHSGSYGGGVPNALHAMVELLSTLHDKQGRVSVEGFYNGVQELSPEMREEFAKQQFDEEKLKQDLGLDALYGEEGYSFVERIGARPTLELNGVYGGFQGEGTKTVIPKEAHAKITCRLVANQDPQACLDAIEAHLNAHTPVGAKLTISPKEKAYAFNIDPSHPMLQKAADAYETVYGTRALFTKDGGSIPIVEKLSSTLNAPTVMMGFGLPDENLHAPNEHFNLENFDKGLLTIVEYLKRV; this is encoded by the coding sequence ATTGATTACAAGGCTTATTTTGAAGACAATCGTGAACAACATCTGAATGAGTTACAAGAATGGTTATCCATTCCAAGTATCTCTGCCTTATCTGAACATAAAGGTGATGTCCATAAAGCAGCGGAATGGCTTGCAGCAAAACTGACAGAAGCGGGTCTTGAGCATGTAGAAATCCATGAAACCAAAGGTCATCCTTTGATTACCGCAGATTATCTGCATGCAGAAGGAAAACCTACCGTTCTGGTCTACGGTCACTACGACGTGCAGCCGGTTGATCCGCTGCATTTATGGGAGACACCTCCTTTTGAGCCTTCCATTCGTGACGGGAAATTGTATGCCCGCGGTGCAACCGACGATAAAGGACAACTGTTCTTGCATGTTAAGGCTGTTGAAGCGATTTTGAAACAAGAGAAGGAACTACCTGTTAACATCAAATTCTGTATTGAAGGTGAAGAAGAAGTATCGAGTCCTAACCTCCCTCTCTTCCTCGAAGAAAACAAGGAAAAGCTGGCAGCTGATGTCGTGCTCGTCTCAGACACATCCTTGCTTGCTCCCGGAAAACCAGCCATCTCTACAGGACTGCGTGGACTTTGTTCCCTTGAGCTTTCTTTGAATACAGCGAATACAGACCTGCATTCCGGTTCTTACGGAGGCGGCGTACCTAATGCACTTCATGCGATGGTTGAATTACTGTCTACCTTACATGATAAACAAGGACGAGTAAGTGTAGAAGGTTTCTATAATGGAGTACAAGAATTGTCTCCGGAAATGCGTGAAGAATTTGCTAAACAGCAATTTGACGAAGAGAAACTGAAACAAGATCTCGGTCTTGATGCGCTTTATGGCGAAGAAGGTTACTCTTTCGTAGAACGAATCGGTGCTCGTCCAACGCTTGAACTTAACGGTGTATACGGCGGATTCCAAGGAGAAGGCACGAAGACGGTTATCCCTAAAGAAGCACACGCCAAGATTACTTGCCGGCTTGTTGCGAATCAGGATCCGCAAGCTTGCCTCGATGCAATCGAAGCACATCTAAATGCTCACACTCCGGTAGGTGCAAAATTAACTATTTCACCAAAAGAGAAAGCATATGCTTTTAATATTGATCCGTCCCATCCGATGCTGCAAAAAGCAGCAGATGCGTACGAAACCGTATATGGTACACGTGCACTGTTTACTAAAGATGGCGGCTCAATCCCTATTGTTGAAAAACTGTCCAGCACACTGAATGCACCTACCGTAATGATGGGCTTCGGCTTGCCAGATGAAAATCTGCACGCACCAAATGAGCATTTCAACTTGGAGAATTTTGATAAAGGTCTGCTGACCATTGTTGAATATCTAAAGCGTGTTTAA
- the nagA gene encoding N-acetylglucosamine-6-phosphate deacetylase, which translates to MINHNNSLTTIYGNVVMKDEVLEQGAVIIQNDTIVYAGPASDIPDRWTDEQGEVIQGHDGYIVPGFIDIHVHGGGGQDFMDSSKEVLDTITSYHASQGTTTMLATTMTAPKEWIDKVLHEVNEYRAQPMPYAQLAGVHLEGPFISPKWPGAQNPEHISLPDVNWLISWEKLYPGLIRQVTLAPEREGAHEVITWLREQHITAAVGHTDATYEEVEAAVEVGLHHAVHTFNAMTPLHHRKPGTAGAVLSDPRISAEVIADGIHVHPAAVSLIAQLKSSIHKLVLITDAMSATGLPDGNYTLGDLPVVVKEGVARLEDGITLAGSTLTMIRGFQFLVKEAGLSIVEVSQAASHNPASLLGLLDVTGTIEQGKQADILLLDSSLELTDVWIKGSKLK; encoded by the coding sequence ATGATAAATCATAATAACAGCCTGACCACTATTTATGGAAATGTAGTAATGAAAGATGAGGTTCTAGAACAAGGCGCTGTAATTATACAAAATGATACCATCGTTTACGCAGGACCTGCCTCTGATATTCCCGATCGATGGACGGATGAACAAGGAGAAGTGATCCAGGGGCATGACGGATACATTGTTCCTGGCTTTATAGATATTCATGTTCATGGGGGCGGCGGCCAAGATTTTATGGATTCCTCAAAAGAGGTCTTAGACACGATTACTTCATATCATGCTTCACAAGGAACGACAACCATGCTGGCAACAACGATGACAGCTCCCAAAGAATGGATTGATAAAGTTCTCCATGAAGTGAATGAATATCGCGCGCAGCCGATGCCTTATGCACAGCTGGCAGGAGTTCATCTAGAAGGTCCATTTATTAGTCCAAAATGGCCCGGTGCACAAAATCCAGAACATATTTCTCTGCCTGATGTGAACTGGCTTATTTCCTGGGAAAAGCTGTACCCAGGACTTATTCGCCAAGTTACCCTTGCTCCTGAGCGAGAAGGGGCGCACGAAGTGATTACATGGCTGCGAGAACAGCATATTACTGCTGCTGTAGGGCATACGGATGCTACGTATGAAGAGGTGGAAGCTGCCGTGGAAGTTGGACTTCATCATGCAGTTCATACATTTAATGCGATGACCCCGCTTCATCATCGTAAGCCTGGAACGGCAGGGGCAGTGTTAAGTGACCCGCGAATCAGTGCAGAAGTGATTGCAGATGGGATTCATGTGCACCCTGCTGCAGTATCTCTCATTGCTCAGCTCAAAAGCAGTATTCACAAGCTGGTGCTCATCACAGATGCCATGTCAGCTACGGGTCTTCCCGATGGAAATTATACATTAGGAGATCTGCCTGTTGTAGTAAAAGAGGGGGTAGCCCGGCTGGAAGATGGAATCACACTTGCAGGAAGTACACTTACTATGATTCGAGGATTCCAGTTCCTAGTTAAGGAAGCGGGGCTGAGTATAGTAGAAGTTTCTCAGGCAGCAAGTCACAATCCGGCAAGCCTGCTTGGACTTCTTGATGTAACAGGTACCATTGAACAGGGGAAACAAGCCGATATTCTGCTGCTGGATTCTTCCCTAGAGCTAACAGACGTATGGATTAAAGGTTCGAAATTAAAATAA
- the nagB gene encoding glucosamine-6-phosphate deaminase has protein sequence MNIRIFDQEKELNTTGAELIASLVQNKPKAVLGLATGSSPVGIYNELIDMYNRGLVSFVSASSFNLDEYVGLPVSHSESYRSFMNNKLFHHIDIKMENTHIPDGNAADLDAECTRYEELLVNQGPVDLQLLGIGHNGHIGFNEPGASLTGSTHVVNLKEETLKANARFFPSIEDVPKQAMTMGVASILKAKHIVLIARGEDKAEIIRTALTGPITTECPASLLQCHPNVTVLLDRGAGRFM, from the coding sequence ATGAATATTAGAATTTTTGATCAAGAAAAAGAGCTTAACACAACCGGAGCAGAACTTATCGCATCACTTGTACAGAATAAACCAAAAGCAGTGCTCGGTCTTGCCACAGGGAGTTCTCCTGTTGGAATTTATAATGAACTAATCGATATGTATAACCGCGGACTTGTAAGTTTTGTGAGTGCTTCTTCTTTTAATTTGGATGAGTATGTTGGATTGCCTGTAAGTCACTCGGAAAGCTATCGCAGCTTCATGAATAACAAGTTGTTTCATCATATAGATATCAAGATGGAGAATACACACATACCTGATGGAAATGCAGCAGATTTGGACGCAGAATGTACACGTTATGAGGAACTGCTCGTTAATCAGGGACCGGTGGATCTTCAGCTCCTCGGGATTGGACATAACGGACATATTGGGTTTAATGAACCAGGAGCAAGTCTTACGGGAAGTACTCACGTGGTGAACTTGAAAGAGGAGACCCTGAAGGCGAATGCACGTTTCTTCCCATCCATTGAGGATGTGCCAAAACAAGCGATGACGATGGGGGTTGCCTCTATTCTCAAGGCGAAGCATATAGTGCTTATAGCCCGTGGTGAGGATAAGGCTGAGATTATTCGTACGGCACTGACGGGTCCAATTACGACCGAATGTCCAGCATCTCTTTTGCAATGCCATCCCAATGTGACTGTTCTGCTGGATCGCGGAGCTGGGAGGTTCATGTAA
- a CDS encoding MurR/RpiR family transcriptional regulator, with protein sequence MAAILHALLQEMEQLPPQERRIAEVILESPSVITRLSIKELAERSGTSPATVTRFCKSRHFRGFPDFKMKLAAETFQHSGNEVYQDIVAGNSLTTIVEAIEANHLASITDTTRLLDMERLEKSIHLLCRARRVDLYGVATSSIVTQDFYQKLIRIGISCTAFSDGHMQITSASSLGAEDVAFAVSYSGETQDTIDALVCAKEHGASTISLTSYGHNTLASVTDIPLFTSSLEQGMRRGDMASRIALLHVIDILFTGMVSQDFERFVPRLDGSYEQVQRVKLRNGG encoded by the coding sequence ATGGCAGCAATCTTACATGCGTTACTCCAAGAAATGGAGCAACTTCCTCCTCAAGAGAGAAGAATTGCCGAGGTCATTTTAGAATCCCCTTCTGTGATCACGCGGTTATCTATTAAGGAACTAGCCGAAAGAAGTGGAACCAGCCCTGCAACGGTGACTCGGTTCTGTAAATCCAGGCATTTTCGAGGATTTCCAGATTTCAAAATGAAGCTAGCAGCAGAAACTTTTCAACATTCGGGTAATGAGGTGTATCAAGATATCGTTGCAGGAAATTCGCTTACTACGATTGTAGAAGCCATCGAAGCGAATCACTTAGCATCGATTACAGACACCACAAGACTGCTGGATATGGAACGTCTTGAGAAATCAATCCATCTGCTTTGCCGAGCAAGACGAGTAGATCTGTACGGAGTGGCTACTTCATCGATCGTGACGCAGGACTTCTATCAGAAGTTAATTCGAATTGGGATTTCCTGTACCGCATTTTCCGATGGACATATGCAGATTACATCTGCCTCGTCCCTGGGTGCTGAGGATGTTGCTTTTGCGGTTTCGTATTCAGGTGAGACCCAGGACACGATCGACGCGCTCGTATGTGCGAAAGAACACGGAGCAAGCACGATTTCTCTTACTTCGTATGGACACAACACCCTAGCATCTGTCACTGATATTCCCTTGTTTACTTCCTCACTCGAACAGGGGATGCGCCGAGGAGATATGGCTTCGCGTATCGCCTTGCTACATGTGATTGATATTTTATTTACAGGCATGGTCAGTCAGGATTTTGAACGATTTGTTCCAAGACTGGATGGCTCTTATGAGCAAGTACAACGTGTGAAATTACGGAATGGAGGATGA
- a CDS encoding helix-turn-helix domain-containing protein, with protein sequence MKGDHKSKFLLTHREREVFELLVQDKTTRDIAGLLFISEKTVRNHISNVMQKLNVKGRSQAVVELIKLGELKI encoded by the coding sequence TTGAAGGGTGACCACAAGAGCAAATTTTTGTTGACCCACCGTGAACGCGAAGTATTCGAGCTTCTGGTGCAGGACAAAACGACGCGTGATATCGCGGGACTTCTTTTTATCAGCGAGAAAACGGTGCGCAATCATATTTCCAATGTGATGCAGAAACTCAATGTTAAGGGTCGTTCACAAGCGGTAGTAGAGTTAATTAAGCTAGGAGAATTAAAAATTTGA